Proteins encoded in a region of the Anopheles aquasalis chromosome 2, idAnoAquaMG_Q_19, whole genome shotgun sequence genome:
- the LOC126569558 gene encoding uncharacterized protein LOC126569558, translating into MDHHGLYADISNSFPSPGGLPSTSVKYQLHNPPQIPPQPPPPTLGGGPPAATRHQFPYQHHSQHHSGQQSTVPLQPIGGTPGGYGQGQDAVHQRHPAAQHHHQQQQQQQSSDLQSRSQHPTHRTVNGGGVGGRVSIGSGLFPDETVGLFESTINNTNTSSSSNSSSGNSSSTATLDINLNNNNNNNTSNSNPTVYSSSVTNSSTTRKYETNTGDSITYNINNINTNIVNNISGGPHHQQAPTVATITNGGATVDFLGGALATPQYQGGGGGGVGTTTGTGPALGASGSSNVVVTGGGVQAVSNPTIINISNNNHNIMAPPYPYHGPPSSYPSGAKPTSSTTAASKYGAPVVGGTGSTQQGGPAAGWNEYTSHHEASVIGNFEAKNPNKYHHTASRMGTSYHRYATEYVAAQQMSQSAHHQQHQMQHQQQQQQQQQQQQQHQQQQSSGPHYGAHAGGYGLYHPDGVQATPIHQQQTQQAASGALHPGYEPYPHIVRNKYPTSGSRSTTNTDLMYNERSQRYLAGYPSNGTAYLASGAPGSNSAAAAAAVGGAAASFYPQMVPGAKAMHQPVPEYYGSAYVKQLHHGHHPPNHTPYIPPNRMAYATAAVPGQSANSYSHPTHHSSHPPAHPGHKSAAVFGVGGYGYTTNGASSYDPDPYHQRTLGRVPLPHPYGTVNDPLHHGAGTAVGYASGPPSANSYHHQASAMGLGGYPNPKLTFSKNLNDFYSPNMAAAGMVATQQHYASGQPTTMQPNPVHHGAHYGMKHYTSQTQHIPPQKHTPPSVPTSASGATVKPSSSCFYDTPNPVIDVNHPLIDLEEQINSVKILKNPPIMPPGAGTSGGSMYDSNHPLNYDCQQMYLKNRYLHSKPPPSTAGTVANVAGYGSPSQSAMARGNVLYHPQHQHLQHLHPEAGPYGAYTTMEDLGLGSRSFALDDSLKDKSLRDYLTSWSEMEEDDGSGTKGGAAKEANNNVSSHENFESCHYPGDPQPPEVTPVLDEQMNEYDTIEGGTASSSPLEAEQPEPLEPPKAHPVAAHTGVIVANVQNTGGGGNLPDILVDIEKPAKPGTEEPAVSEKDGEKLYILETYDVPQSELNKYKHLSIINELPKNVVPINDSADSLKFLEEIESNREKYYQTELESEVVYEDRKVEERIKEEEERKEEAKVEAHLQASEQESTVIVEPKLEEDVKTEPKVESAPDAEPFTEEEEEESKPEEDVKESEMPEKSPINASERENDAVDTEQPVADPEAPETPEVCEPREVVAEKQQEHTEEDPFKVPRCFPKYRKRRFYDYDMPRFPKKARRSSIEEFINCDMTKFKVQTVRRSPKSLQNLLLDSLNSKPFRYWAKQELARRREVKQQCEQPQQQEELQQPEPQPRQQEQQPEPQPNQQEQQPQDTLLDLSASPVAMELEEDTVDQRFAAQLVSSTELPSVPTLRELCYERIVTSNLFLQPDSLKELCEKAICVNKHLYIIEEIKNDPPRLQDLCKSVLSETNIFIDVTDNDAVCIVESDVDGLQSMDGTSSAECGGGRVFIVEEDRGSIADLLRNSVQLQEEDLLVVRQGSEEECEDHEIFLANLGPEEPSPTSAVSSERQVTSDSENDIYRRVEQEIEKMMHTSSSEDECEMLVPEPEVAVAETELFEFDGDTECIQYEEIIPVDEERSLKQQTIRMLREKHAPYNADRRKTRLRLLRKYIVHQRYIQLHSKAVPRESISLRELMERRRTLAASTVVLEPEQELEPEPEPELEPEPEPEQEQEPEPIEQQNEDSNCSTSSSSSLSSSSSSSSSSTSSSSSSSSSSSSSSSSSSSQSSHKSCPPEVEETIVLIESASEEEQLPVRAASPIETNNNKVQILLPSSPHCESQTELFSTEPTKCVEVRSPVRATLVDSSYGCSTSSSASNSPSSSSRSGSSSRGSVSPPTSSLTSRGTPSTGDRLRSVIVSPRLGDSQKKKKKLSFEESLMSIDQMYRKPSSPNAVTVRGAAACSSPSLAASARPNVIVNVNNKREVARKLIIPSYKIFDQQTSSSSNGSSSRSSRSSSSSSGVDDHPEMEVQHLNGHRKSQSIAITTSSDARHRLESRGKSLTPPRHRTSIGSVSPPAYSRSNSEQDRSSQRSTRGLREKSRQAALVRRRSCCCSPLRRSSPLTSPRGNGTTASPPAAATTATLLQFMQRSSVVPYVRLERNDYVEKLAENYHRQQQQRNPRPS; encoded by the coding sequence ATGGATCATCATGGACTGTATGCGGACATCTCGAACAGTTTCCCGAGCCCCGGTGGTCTGCCGAGTACGAGCGTGAAGTACCAGCTTCACAATCCACCGCAGATCCCACCACAACCCCCACCGCCCACACTGGGAGGGGGACCACCCGCAGCCACCCGCCACCAGTTCCCGTACCAGCATCATTCCCAGCACCATTCCGGGCAGCAATCAACCGTGCCACTGCAACCGATTGGCGGTACACCCGGAGGCTACGGTCAAGGGCAGGATGCTGTCCACCAGCGGCATCCGGCAgctcagcatcaccatcaacaacaacaacaacaacaatcttcCGATCTTCAATCTCGCAGTCAGCATCCGACCCATCGTAccgtgaatggtggtggtgttggtgggcgAGTTAGTATCGGAAGTGGTCTGTTTCCCGACGAGACAGTTGGCTTGTTTGAATCGACCATTAACAACacgaacaccagcagcagtagcaacagcagtagcggtaacagtagcagcacggcTACACTCGACATCAacctgaacaacaacaacaacaacaacacatccAACAGCAATCCGACCGTCTATAGCTCAAGCGTGACGAACTCGAGTACGACGCGCAAATACGAAACCAACACCGGTGACAGCATCACctacaacatcaacaacatcaacaccaacaTTGTCAACAACATTAGCGGTGGACCACATCATCAGCAAGCGCCGACCGTGGCCACGATTACGAATGGTGGCGCTACGGTTGACTTTCTCGGCGGCGCTCTAGCAACACCGCAGtaccagggtggtggtggtggtggcgttgggacgaccaccggtaccggtcccGCACTCGGTGCTAGTGGATCGAGTAACGTTGTAgttactggtggtggtgtgcaggcCGTTAGCAATCCAACGATCATCAACATTAGCAATAACAATCACAACATTATGGCCCCACCATATCCGTACCATGGTCCTCCCTCGTCTTATCCAAGTGGCGCGAAGCCAACGTCATCGACGACGGCTGCAAGCAAGTATGGTgcgccggtggtcggtggaacCGGGAGTACGCAGCAAGGTGGGCCAGCGGCCGGATGGAATGAATACACGAGCCATCACGAGGCCAGCGTTATCGGGAACTTTGAGGCAAAGAACCCGAACAAATATCATCACACGGCGAGCCGGATGGGTACCAGTTACCATCGCTACGCAACGGAGTATGTGGCCGCTCAACAGATGAGCCAATCGgcacatcaccagcagcaccagatgcagcaccagcagcaacagcaacagcagcagcagcagcagcaacagcaccagcaacagcaatcgagTGGGCCACATTACGGTGCACACGCAGGAGGCTACGGATTGTATCATCCGGACGGTGTGCAGGCGACACCgatccaccagcaacagacGCAGCAGGCCGCTAGCGGAGCGCTACATCCGGGCTACGAGCCGTATCCGCATATCGTGCGGAACAAGTACCCAACGAGTGGTTCCCGatcgaccaccaacaccgatcTCATGTACAACGAACGATCTCAACGCTACCTGGCTGGTTATCCTTCCAACGGAACCGCCTACCTTGCATCAGGGGCTCCAGGGAGCAActccgccgctgctgctgctgccgtcggaGGTGCTGCCGCATCCTTCTATCCCCAGATGGTTCCGGGTGCAAAGGCCATGCACCAGCCGGTCCCGGAGTATTACGGGAGCGCGTACGTCAAGCAGCTCCACCATGGACATCACCCACCGAACCACACTCCGTACATTCCACCGAACCGTATGGCGTACGCGACGGCTGCTGTTCCGGGTCAATCGGCCAACAGCTACTCCCATCCTACGCATCACTCATCTCACCCACCAGCCCACCCTGGCCACAAGAGTGCCGCAGTGTTCGGTGTTGGTGGGTACGGATACACCACCAACGGTGCCAGTTCCTATGATCCCGATCCGTACCATCAGCGAACGTTGGGACGGGTTCCGCTACCCCATCCGTACGGTACGGTAAATGATCCGCTGCATCATGGAGCTGGTACCGCCGTAGGATACGCTAGTGGACCACCATCGGCCAACAGCTACCATCATCAGGCGTCAGCGATGGGGCTGGGTGGTTACCCGAACCCGAAGCTAACGTTCAGTAAAAACCTAAACGACTTCTATTCACCCAATATGGCAGCGGCCGGTATGGTTGCGACGCAGCAGCACTACGCCTCGGGACAGCCCACGACGATGCAACCGAACCCGGTACATCACGGGGCACACTACGGTATGAAGCACTACACCTCGCAAACGCAGCATATACCGCCCCAGAAACACACCCCACCAAGCGTTCCGACTTCGGCCAGTGGTGCGACGGTCAAACCATCGTCGAGCTGCTTCTACGATACACCGAACCCGGTGATCGACGTTAACCATCCGCTGATCGATCTGGAGGAGCAGATCAACAGTGTGAAGATCCTGAAGAATCCACCGATCATGCCACCGGGCGCCGGGACCAGTGGTGGATCGATGTACGACTCGAACCATCCACTGAACTACGACTGTCAGCAGATGTACCTGAAGAATCGGTATCTGCACAGCAAACCGCCACCGAGCACGGCTGGGACGGTAGCGAATGTGGCCGGGTACGGTTCGCCCAGCCAGTCGGCGATGGCGCGCGGTAATGTGCTTTACCATCCGCAAcaccagcatctgcagcatTTGCACCCGGAAGCCGGACCGTACGGTGCGTACACCACGATGGAGGATCTTGGTTTGGGATCGCGAAGCTTTGCGCTCGACGATAGTCTGAAGGATAAGAGCCTGCGGGACTATCTGACCAGCTGGAGTGAGATGGAAGAGGATGATGGAAGTGGCACGAAAGGCGGTGCggcgaaggaagcgaacaaCAATGTGTCCTCGCATGAGAACTTTGAATCGTGCCACTATCCCGGCGATCCACAACCACCGGAAGTGACGCCTGTTTTGGACGAACAGATGAACGAGTACGACACCATCGAGGGCGGTACCGCTTCGAGTTCTCCGTTAGAAGCGGAGCAGCCGGAACCGTTGGAACCGCCAAAAGCTCATCCAGTAGCAGCCCACACGGGTGTGATTGTGGCGAACGTGCAGAAcacgggtggcggtggtaatcTGCCGGATATTTTGGTGGACATTGAAAAACCGGCCAAACCGGGAACCGAGGAACCTGCGGTCAGCGAGAAGGATGGAGAGAAGCTGTACATCCTTGAGACGTACGACGTGCCCCAGTCGGAGCTGAACAAGTACAAACACCTGAGCATCATTAACGAGCTGCCGAAGAACGTGGTACCGATTAATGACAGTGCCGATTCGCTCAAGTTCCTCGAGgagatcgaatcgaaccgtgAGAAGTACTACCAAACCGAGCTTGAATCGGAAGTGGTGTACGAGGATCGGAAGGTTGAAGAACGGAttaaggaagaggaggagcgtaaagaggaagcgaaagtTGAAGCGCATTTGCAAGCCAGCGAGCAAGAGTCTACGGTTATAGTGGAACCAAAGCTCGAAGAAGATGTTAAGACAGAGCCAAAGGTTGAGTCTGCCCCGGATGCAGAGCCTTTtaccgaggaagaagaagaagaatcgaaACCAGAAGAAGACGTCAAGGAGAGCGAAATGCCGGAGAAATCTCCAATcaacgcgagcgagcgggagaaTGATGCTGTAGATACCGAGCAACCAGTAGCGGATCCAGAAGCTCCCGAAACACCCGAAGTATGTGAACCACGAGAAGTGGTCGCCGAGAAACAACAGGAGCACACGGAGGAAGATCCCTTCAAAGTACCCAGGTGTTTCCCGAAGTATCGAAAACGGCGCTTCTACGATTACGATATGCCCCGATTCCCGAAGAAAGCCCGTCGATCAAGCATCGAAGAGTTTATCAATTGTGATATGACGAAATTCAAAGTACAAACCGTCAGACGAAGCCCGAAAAGCTTGCAGAATCTATTGTTGGATTCACTCAACTCGAAGCCGTTCCGTTACTGGGCGAAGCAGGAATTAGCTCGGCGTCGGGAAGTGAAACAGCAATGCgaacaaccgcagcaacaggaggaactgcagcaaccggaaccacAGCCacgccagcaggagcagcaaccggaaccacAGCCaaaccagcaggagcagcaaccgcaggACACTCTGCTGGATCTCTCTGCTAGCCCGGTTGCAATGGAATTGGAGGAAGACACTGTCGATCAGCGATTTGCCGCACAGCTAGTGTCATCCACCGAGTTACCGAGTGTTCCTACGCTCCGCGAACTCTGCTACGAGCGAATCGTAACATCGAATCTGTTCCTACAGCCCGACTCACTCAAAGAACTGTGCGAGAAGGCCATCTGTGTGAACAAGCACCTTTACATCATCGAAGAGATCAAGAATGACCCACCGAGACTGCAGGATCTGTGCAAGTCTGTGCTCAGCGAGACCAACATCTTCATCGACGTGACCGATAACGATGCTGTGTGCATCGTCGAGAGTGACGTGGATGGTTTGCAGTCAATGGATGGAACCTCCTCTGccgagtgtggtggtggtcgagtgtTTATCGTCGAAGAGGATCGTGGCTCGATTGCGGACCTGCTGCGTAACAGTGTGCAGCTTCAGGAGGAAGATTTGCTCGTGGTGCGCCAGGGGTCGGAAGAAGAGTGTGAAGATCATGAGATCTTTCTTGCCAACCTGGGCCCAGAAGAACCTTCGCCGACAAGTGCCGTCAGCAGCGAGCGACAGGTCACGTCGGATAGCGAGAACGATATCTATCGGCGAGTGGAACAGGAGATTGAGAAAATGATGCACACGAGCTCCTCGGAGGACGAGTGTGAGATGCTagtgccggaaccggaagtagCTGTTGCCGAGACGGAGCTGTTTGAGTTTGATGGCGATACCGAGTGCATTCAGTACGAAGAGATCATCCCGGTGGATGAGGAACGTTCGCTGAAACAGCAAACAATTCGAATGCTGCGCGAGAAGCATGCCCCATATAATGCGGATCGACGAAAGACCAGACTACGGTTGCTTCGTAAATACATTGTCCACCAACGATACATTCAGCTACACTCGAAAGCGGTCCCCAGAGAAAGTATCTCTCTACGGGAGCTGATGGAACGGAGAAGGACACTCGCTGCATctacggtggtgctggagccggagcaggagctggagccggagccggagccggagctggagccggagccggagccggagcaggagcaggagccgGAGCCAATCGAGCAACAGAACGAAGATAGTAACTGTTCCACTAGCTCTAGTAGTAGCTTatctagtagtagtagctccTCCAGTAGCTCTACGAGCAGTTCATCGTCCTcgagttcttcttcttcttcttcctcctcctcgtcgtcctcgcaaTCGAGCCACAAAAGCTGTCCACCGGAAGTGGAGGAAACGATCGTGCTGATCGAGAGTGCATCCGAAGAGGAACAGTTACCGGTGCGAGCTGCGAGTCCGATCgagacaaacaacaacaaagttcAGATCCTCCTGCCATCGTCGCCTCATTGTGAATCTCAAACCGAGCTCTTCAGCACAGAGCCAACAAAGTGCGTGGAGGTGAGAAGCCCTGTTCGCGCTACGCTAGTAGATAGCAGTTACGGTTgtagcacgagcagcagcgctaGCAACAGCCcaagcagtagtagcaggagcggcagcagcagcaggggaagTGTAAGCCCTCCCACTAGTTCGCTGACTTCTCGCGGGACTCCATCGACTGGTGATCGTCTTCGATCAGTGATTGTGTCGCCTCGTCTTGGTGAcagccagaagaagaaaaagaagctaTCGTTTGAGGAGAGTTTAATGAGCATCGATCAGATGTACCGCAAACCATCCAGTCCCAATGCCGTAACCGTCCGGGGAGCGGCCGCGTGCTCCAGTCCGTCTCTCGCTGCCTCGGCTCGACCCAATGTGATTGTCAATGTAAACAACAAACGAGAAGTGGCGCGAAAATTGATCATTCCTTCGTACAAGATATTCGATcaacaaaccagcagcagcagcaacgggagtagcagcaggagcagcaggagcagcagcagcagcagtggagtaGACGATCACCCTGAGATGGAGGTGCAGCATCTGAATGGACATCGTAAGtcgcaatcgatcgcgatTACAACATCTTCCGATGCGCGGCATCGGCTCGAGTCAAGGGGAAAATCGTTGACACCTCCACGGCACAGAACATCGATCGGCAGCGTGTCACCACCAGCGTACAGTCGGTCCAATTCCGAGCAAGATCGGTCCTCCCAGCGGTCCACGCGGGGTTTGCGGGAGAAATCACGCCAAGCCGCGCTCGTGCGTCGccgtagctgttgctgttcaccCCTCCGACGCTCATCCCCGTTGACATCACCACGAGGAAATGGTACAACAGCATCGCCGCCGGCAGCGGCCACAACAGCCACGCTTTTGCAGTTTATGCAGCGGTCTTCGGTCGTCCCGTACGTGCGCCTCGAACGAAACGATTACGTGGAAAAGCTGGCGGAAAAttatcatcgtcagcagcagcagcgtaaccCAAGGCCGTCATAG
- the LOC126581738 gene encoding uncharacterized protein LOC126581738, which yields MRFLVVLNVVLLAQVCLGGAIVPGPREHSSSSSHSSSSSGGPGSDVALSRRKRGWGWSSSPSNQVTKRPIGWSFGDAQEVTVKPKKTNRYSSSARRTTATPVFYHNVNMNVHYGRPTKSLGGELVKAALIVGAAGAIKAYAKPATPPRMSAKQRAEERERRRQERLARNRSTTPIVPVSASVVDATAATTAIPLANSELIPVMMQDENKLLHIVYVTRDKIPPGGIPIASSAPFPGIPGTGGQLPQPAPAPAPAPLPGAPQQLPMQQPVAGPVAVPQLP from the coding sequence ATGCGCTTCTTGGTGGTGTTGAATGTGGTGCTTCTCGCTCAAGTGTGCTTAGGAGGTGCGATCGTTCCAGGCCCACGCGAACactcttcgtcgtcctcccactcttcctcctcgtccggtGGACCGGGATCTGATGTGGCATTGAGTCGCCGCAAGCGTGGCTGGGGATGGAGCAGTTCACCTTCAAACCAGGTCACTAAGCGCCCGATCGGCTGGAGCTTTGGCGATGCGCAGGAGGTGACGGTTAAACCGAAGAAGACGAACCGGTACAGCAGTAGTGCGCGGCGGACCACGGCAACACCGGTCTTCTATCACAACGTGAACATGAACGTTCACTACGGTCGCCCAACGAAGAGCCTCGGCGGAGAGCTGGTCAAGGCTGCCCTGATCGTCGGTGCCGCGGGAGCCATCAAAGCTTACGCCAAACCGGCTACACCGCCCCGGATGAGCGCTAAGCAGCGAGCGGAGGAACGCGAACGGCGTCGCCAGGAACGACTGGCGCGGAACAGAAGCACCACTCCGATCGTACCGGTGTCGGCGTCCGTCGTTGATGCAACAGCGGCAACTACCGCCATACCACTGGCCAACTCGGAGCTGATTCCGGTGATGATGCAGGATGAGAATAAACTGCTCCATATCGTTTACGTGACGCGAGACAAGATACCGCCCGGTGGTATCCCGATCGCTAGCTCGGCGCCATTCCCTGGCATTCCTGGAACCGGTGGTCAGTTGCCGCAACCCGCACCAGCCCCAGCACCTGCACCATTACCGGGAGCCCCGCAACAGCTACCTATGCAACAGCCCGTCGCTGggcctgttgctgttcctcAGCTTCCGTAA